The proteins below are encoded in one region of Haladaptatus sp. R4:
- a CDS encoding helix-turn-helix domain-containing protein encodes MDDVIVKRLPREEAFEVLAHETRLGVLDALNEADEPLPFEELRTRVGVDDPGQFNYHLGKLVGHFVEKGDDGYELSEAGLRVVGAVLSGGYTSTLDAEPIPMDTACMNCGAPMEARFRDAGITIGCTDCTMDFMNANVPAGALEGWSREDVPSVVDRWMKRYLAALDHGFCDFCDGRIERNVYTPDDEIAPEWVQGNRFEARVIFSCHRCTHQADSMIPYLIPIHPAIDSFHFEHGINVRETPMWELDWLHPGITTLTSEDPIRLEIPVTLDSETRTFVFDADLDFVTTREK; translated from the coding sequence ATGGACGACGTTATCGTGAAGCGACTCCCACGGGAGGAAGCGTTCGAAGTGCTGGCTCACGAGACGAGACTCGGTGTTCTCGATGCGCTGAACGAAGCGGACGAACCGCTTCCGTTCGAGGAACTCCGGACGCGCGTCGGCGTCGATGACCCCGGCCAGTTCAACTACCATCTCGGAAAACTCGTCGGACACTTCGTCGAAAAAGGCGACGACGGCTACGAACTGTCGGAGGCCGGTCTCCGTGTCGTCGGTGCTGTATTGTCCGGCGGCTATACGAGCACGCTCGACGCCGAACCGATTCCCATGGATACCGCCTGCATGAACTGTGGTGCACCGATGGAGGCCCGTTTTCGCGATGCCGGTATCACCATCGGGTGTACCGACTGCACGATGGATTTCATGAACGCCAATGTTCCAGCAGGTGCGCTTGAAGGATGGTCTCGGGAGGACGTTCCGTCCGTCGTTGACCGGTGGATGAAACGATATCTCGCCGCCCTCGATCACGGTTTCTGTGACTTCTGTGATGGTCGTATCGAACGGAACGTCTACACGCCGGACGACGAAATCGCGCCGGAATGGGTCCAAGGTAATAGATTCGAAGCGCGAGTAATATTCTCCTGCCATCGATGCACCCATCAGGCTGATTCGATGATTCCCTATCTAATTCCCATCCATCCCGCCATCGATAGCTTTCATTTCGAACACGGAATCAACGTTCGAGAGACGCCGATGTGGGAACTCGACTGGCTTCATCCCGGTATCACGACTCTCACGAGCGAGGACCCAATTCGTCTCGAAATACCGGTAACGCTCGATTCGGAAACGAGAACGTTCGTCTTCGACGCCGACCTCGATTTCGTCACGACGCGCGAAAAATGA
- a CDS encoding MFS transporter, protein MSKLRSNRSFVLLFLGRFVTNAGDSLYFIGAMWLVYSLTGSSFYSGLAGFLVHLPSVFRFLIGPLVDRWKLRPILVRTQFLQCICVLIVPLAAATGHLSVWLVLLVMPLLTLINQFVYPAQTAILPRIVEGEQLVRANSLFSTVYQGTEVVLNAASGIVLAVIGATTLFVVDSATFAITTVLFLGVSVPSTDSESDEDDTNDADDANNANDDGTYVVELREGIEYLRGSVLISMLLGAMVVNVGGGAMTAVLPAFADSMGGPETYGLLMATIAGGSLAGTGVVSLIEDRPYGRLSMVIFPVSALGLAAASVVPGLPATLAFLFVAFVPMGVFNVLFSSLLQSSVDPAFLGRVSSVVSSISMGMLPLGTLLGGVAGDVYGPVSMLYLLSGLLVLLALYFLSHPRIRSLPSVSETDEATLGLRSSVNRASISNVNTD, encoded by the coding sequence ATGTCGAAACTCCGCTCGAACAGGTCGTTCGTGTTGCTGTTTCTCGGTCGGTTCGTGACGAACGCCGGGGACAGCCTCTACTTCATCGGTGCGATGTGGCTCGTCTACTCACTCACTGGATCGTCGTTTTACAGCGGTCTCGCCGGATTTCTCGTTCATTTGCCGAGCGTGTTCCGATTCCTCATCGGGCCGCTCGTCGACCGATGGAAACTACGGCCCATCCTCGTGAGGACGCAGTTCCTCCAATGTATTTGCGTCCTCATCGTTCCGCTCGCCGCCGCGACTGGACATCTTTCGGTTTGGCTCGTCCTCCTCGTCATGCCGCTGTTGACGCTCATCAATCAATTCGTCTATCCGGCACAGACCGCGATACTTCCTCGAATCGTCGAAGGGGAACAACTCGTTCGCGCGAACTCGCTGTTCTCGACCGTTTATCAGGGAACCGAAGTCGTTCTCAACGCCGCAAGTGGAATCGTACTCGCAGTTATCGGTGCGACTACGTTGTTCGTCGTGGACTCGGCGACGTTCGCCATCACTACCGTCCTTTTCCTCGGCGTATCGGTTCCGTCCACGGATTCGGAATCGGACGAGGATGATACGAACGACGCGGACGACGCGAATAACGCAAACGACGACGGTACGTACGTCGTCGAACTCCGGGAAGGAATCGAGTATCTGCGTGGATCGGTTCTCATATCGATGCTCCTCGGCGCGATGGTCGTCAACGTTGGTGGCGGCGCGATGACTGCTGTTCTACCCGCATTCGCCGATTCGATGGGCGGTCCGGAAACGTACGGCCTCCTCATGGCAACCATCGCCGGTGGATCGTTGGCCGGAACGGGCGTCGTGTCGTTGATCGAAGACCGTCCGTACGGTCGCCTCTCGATGGTCATATTCCCCGTATCGGCTCTCGGTTTGGCTGCGGCCTCGGTTGTCCCCGGCTTGCCCGCGACTCTCGCTTTCCTCTTCGTCGCGTTCGTTCCCATGGGCGTTTTCAACGTGTTGTTCTCGTCGCTGCTCCAATCGTCGGTCGACCCGGCGTTTCTCGGCCGCGTTAGTTCCGTCGTCTCCAGCATCAGCATGGGGATGCTCCCACTCGGTACCCTTCTCGGTGGTGTCGCGGGTGACGTGTATGGTCCCGTGTCGATGTTGTATCTCCTCTCGGGACTGCTCGTACTGCTCGCCCTCTACTTCCTTTCCCACCCACGAATACGGTCGCTTCCGTCCGTTAGTGAAACCGACGAGGCGACGCTTGGACTACGGTCATCGGTTAACCGAGCTTCAATTTCGAACGTCAATACTGACTAA
- a CDS encoding HdeD family acid-resistance protein: MSTEVQSGGEIVSDTTKRSWRASMGAGAIIAVIGVLAILAPFAAGVSLSILLGALLVVGALVHVAHAFSGGWRRFFVQGVLAVIYAVAGISLLANPLIGLTTLTILLAAFLVVDGVLEIVMAFQSRGDRGWGALVVSGICALIIAAIIWVGWPATAAWALGLLFGVNLLITGISMMFMAQGTRTETREGASPETEPRGAA, translated from the coding sequence ATGAGCACAGAAGTACAAAGCGGTGGGGAGATAGTTTCGGACACCACCAAGCGATCGTGGCGTGCTTCGATGGGGGCAGGGGCGATTATTGCTGTAATCGGTGTCCTCGCCATCTTAGCGCCGTTCGCGGCTGGGGTTTCGTTGTCGATTCTGCTCGGGGCGTTGCTGGTTGTCGGAGCGCTCGTGCACGTCGCTCACGCCTTCTCGGGAGGGTGGAGACGGTTCTTCGTGCAGGGAGTCCTCGCGGTCATCTACGCCGTTGCGGGCATTTCGCTCTTAGCGAATCCGCTCATCGGACTGACGACGCTGACCATCCTGCTGGCCGCGTTCCTGGTCGTCGATGGCGTCCTCGAAATCGTCATGGCGTTCCAGTCCCGCGGTGACCGCGGATGGGGAGCACTCGTCGTGAGCGGCATCTGCGCCCTGATCATCGCCGCGATCATCTGGGTTGGATGGCCTGCTACCGCGGCGTGGGCGCTCGGCCTCCTCTTCGGCGTGAACCTGCTCATCACCGGCATCTCGATGATGTTCATGGCGCAGGGAACCCGAACCGAGACGCGCGAGGGAGCGTCTCCGGAGACCGAACCCCGCGGCGCGGCCTGA
- a CDS encoding mannose-1-phosphate guanylyltransferase codes for MDRPLVALIMAGGTGTRLYPASRSDRPKQFLPLLGDDSLLSQTVSRAGFADEIFVCTAEEHANLVRKHAPEAGILIEPEPKDTGPALVYAAHRIREQVGDCVLLCLPSDHHITGDFETTARRAASVAVETEGVVTVGIEPTRPATGYGYIEPGNDHDGYFDVAQFREKPDESTANRFVDDGFYWNAGLFAWTPDTFLQAARDSPLEPLVTALEDGNPAGGFDRIESTSVDYAVMERTDEAYVVPAGFEWDDLGSWDAFDRFGDGDNVVLGDALTIDATGNVVAGDKHVSLVGVDDLVVAAYDDRVLVVPKSDAQRVREVVAKLREEDRF; via the coding sequence ATGGACCGCCCGCTCGTCGCGCTCATCATGGCCGGAGGAACCGGGACGCGACTGTACCCCGCGAGTCGAAGTGATCGACCGAAACAGTTTCTCCCCCTTCTCGGAGACGATTCACTCCTCTCTCAAACCGTGAGTAGGGCAGGCTTCGCCGACGAAATCTTCGTTTGCACCGCCGAGGAACACGCCAACCTCGTGCGAAAACACGCACCCGAAGCCGGGATTTTGATCGAACCGGAACCGAAGGATACTGGGCCAGCACTCGTCTATGCCGCACATCGAATCCGCGAACAGGTCGGCGACTGCGTTCTTCTCTGCTTGCCGAGCGACCACCACATCACCGGTGACTTCGAGACGACCGCTCGTCGTGCCGCGTCGGTTGCAGTCGAAACGGAGGGGGTAGTTACGGTCGGAATCGAACCTACTCGCCCGGCAACAGGCTACGGCTACATCGAACCCGGGAACGATCACGACGGGTATTTCGACGTCGCTCAATTTCGTGAGAAACCCGACGAATCGACGGCGAATCGGTTCGTCGATGACGGTTTCTACTGGAACGCGGGTCTGTTCGCGTGGACCCCGGACACCTTTCTCCAAGCCGCACGTGACTCGCCGCTCGAACCCCTGGTCACCGCACTCGAAGACGGTAACCCGGCGGGTGGATTCGACCGTATCGAATCCACGAGCGTCGATTACGCCGTGATGGAACGAACCGACGAGGCGTACGTCGTCCCCGCCGGATTCGAGTGGGACGACCTCGGGTCGTGGGACGCGTTCGACCGGTTCGGCGACGGGGACAACGTCGTTCTCGGCGACGCGCTCACCATCGACGCGACGGGGAACGTCGTCGCCGGGGACAAGCACGTTAGCCTCGTCGGCGTGGACGACCTCGTCGTCGCGGCATACGACGACCGCGTGTTGGTCGTCCCGAAGTCGGATGCCCAACGCGTCCGCGAAGTCGTGGCGAAACTGCGGGAAGAAGACCGATTTTAA
- a CDS encoding SDR family oxidoreductase, producing MDLGLEENTALVTASSSGLGLASAKALAREGANVVICARSEEGLEEAKAEIEELGGGDVLAVPTDITDPDEIEALIELTVDEFGGLDHLVTSAGGPPSGPFLDITERDWYAAYDLLVMSVVWLTKQAHPYLVDSDAGTVVNITSTSVREAIDGLVLSNAVRRGVIGLMQTQAREFAPDIRVNAVLPGSHETPRIRELVEQSLERGEYDNYEEGLADWADGIPMERVGDPKELGDVVAFLSSDRASFVNGVALPIDGGKLRS from the coding sequence ATGGACCTCGGACTGGAGGAAAACACGGCACTGGTAACGGCGAGTTCGAGCGGCCTCGGCTTGGCGAGCGCGAAGGCGTTAGCGCGGGAAGGAGCCAACGTCGTCATCTGCGCTCGAAGTGAAGAGGGACTGGAGGAGGCGAAAGCCGAAATCGAGGAACTCGGAGGCGGAGACGTGCTCGCGGTTCCGACGGATATCACCGATCCAGACGAAATCGAGGCGCTGATCGAACTGACCGTGGACGAGTTCGGCGGTCTCGATCACCTCGTCACGTCGGCTGGAGGGCCGCCGAGCGGACCGTTTCTCGACATAACGGAGCGCGACTGGTACGCCGCCTACGACTTGCTGGTCATGAGCGTCGTCTGGTTGACGAAGCAAGCACATCCGTATCTCGTGGACAGCGACGCGGGAACCGTCGTCAACATCACGTCCACGAGCGTACGGGAAGCGATAGACGGCCTCGTGCTTTCGAACGCGGTTCGACGCGGGGTTATCGGGTTGATGCAAACGCAAGCGCGCGAGTTCGCGCCGGATATTCGGGTCAACGCGGTGCTTCCCGGTTCGCACGAAACCCCGCGGATTCGGGAACTCGTGGAACAATCCCTCGAACGTGGCGAGTACGACAACTACGAGGAGGGACTCGCCGACTGGGCGGACGGTATTCCGATGGAGAGAGTGGGAGACCCGAAGGAACTCGGGGACGTCGTGGCCTTCCTCTCCAGCGACCGGGCGAGTTTCGTGAACGGCGTCGCGTTGCCGATAGACGGCGGAAAACTGCGGAGTTAA
- a CDS encoding Tfx family DNA-binding protein — protein MSERLDVDEILRRAGFDAETSVLTRRQAEVLAFRERGTAQSTIAERLGTSRANVSSIEGSARENISKARETVAFAEALRAPVRIEVEPESDLYDVPSWVYEACDEAGVKVNQAAPELMKRVSDEAGEAVKGRTVRTALLIGVTHDGEVTVRKSAPEEF, from the coding sequence ATGAGTGAGCGACTGGACGTCGATGAGATTCTCCGACGGGCGGGATTCGACGCGGAGACGAGTGTCCTGACACGACGACAAGCGGAAGTGCTGGCGTTCCGTGAGCGGGGCACGGCACAATCGACCATCGCTGAGCGACTCGGTACCTCGCGTGCGAACGTTTCGAGCATCGAGGGGAGTGCACGGGAGAACATCAGCAAGGCACGCGAGACGGTGGCGTTCGCCGAAGCGCTCCGCGCGCCGGTCCGGATCGAAGTCGAACCGGAGAGCGACCTGTACGACGTTCCGTCGTGGGTGTACGAGGCTTGCGACGAAGCGGGAGTGAAGGTGAACCAGGCGGCCCCGGAACTCATGAAACGGGTGAGCGACGAAGCGGGGGAAGCGGTCAAGGGTCGGACGGTTCGAACGGCCCTCCTCATCGGCGTGACACACGACGGGGAAGTGACGGTTCGGAAATCCGCTCCCGAGGAGTTTTAG
- a CDS encoding TRAM domain-containing protein — protein sequence MPDCPLADHCPSFEERINGMGCHHYGDRGGAEWCNHYNQPIRELKTAPVQPGEEVVVEIDDIHESGSGVGRTEDGFIVLVDGILPDARAKVKITNVKGNHALADPIERLPMDPEEEEEGDEEERPSAKDDRRKSRRERERLGSRDNFWGGG from the coding sequence ATGCCGGACTGTCCACTCGCCGACCACTGCCCCAGTTTCGAAGAGCGAATCAACGGAATGGGGTGCCACCATTACGGGGACCGCGGGGGCGCGGAGTGGTGCAATCACTACAACCAACCGATTCGGGAACTGAAAACCGCGCCCGTGCAACCGGGCGAGGAAGTCGTCGTGGAAATCGACGACATTCACGAGAGCGGGTCGGGTGTGGGTCGAACGGAGGATGGCTTCATCGTTCTCGTCGATGGCATCCTCCCCGATGCACGCGCCAAGGTGAAGATCACGAACGTGAAGGGGAACCACGCGCTCGCGGACCCGATCGAACGGTTGCCGATGGACCCGGAAGAGGAAGAAGAAGGGGACGAGGAGGAAAGACCGAGCGCCAAAGACGACCGTCGGAAGAGTCGACGTGAGCGGGAACGCCTTGGAAGTCGGGACAACTTCTGGGGCGGCGGATAA
- a CDS encoding GNAT family N-acetyltransferase: MNPSIRSAREGDAPQLVELYRRSYAENAKIGFPSSILDCDEGTIEQWIRNRTVFVATHDEEFIGAVQLIPRPEWELPEIGRLAVNPDWQEQGIGRTLLESAEEHVKSEGWGTVRLRTLSDHPFLEDWYRRCGYERVGVQRLDNRPYDAPILEKKL; the protein is encoded by the coding sequence GTGAACCCGTCCATTCGAAGCGCAAGGGAGGGTGATGCCCCGCAGTTGGTCGAACTGTATCGCCGGTCGTACGCGGAGAACGCGAAGATTGGTTTTCCGTCGAGTATCCTCGATTGTGACGAGGGAACCATCGAACAGTGGATTCGGAACCGAACGGTGTTCGTCGCCACTCACGACGAGGAATTCATCGGCGCTGTCCAACTGATTCCCCGTCCCGAGTGGGAACTTCCCGAAATCGGTCGCCTCGCCGTCAACCCCGACTGGCAGGAGCAGGGAATCGGCAGGACCCTGCTCGAATCGGCGGAAGAACACGTGAAGTCGGAGGGATGGGGAACGGTTCGTCTTCGAACGCTCTCGGACCACCCCTTCCTCGAAGACTGGTATCGTCGATGTGGCTACGAACGAGTCGGCGTGCAACGACTCGATAACCGTCCGTACGACGCTCCGATACTGGAGAAGAAACTGTAA
- a CDS encoding radical SAM protein: MISKGCEQCAKGGKMVLFVYGYCDQRDCFYCPLGENRKNVTDVYANERLVEDDEDVITEAKRMNALGTSITGGEPQEAMNKTCRYLSLLKDEFGEDHHTHLYTGITGGRENMRRLSEAGLDEIRFHPPYEQWGELHGTEWEDILYIAREEGLTPAFEIPGIRAEEEFLDFLDEGAAEFCNVNEFEMSQGNYRRMQAEGFELQEGHMSAVDGSKEKILDVMGDHPRTYFCTSVFKDAAQHRNRLKRMARQIRREFDDVTDDGTLIYGKTWADEGEFAALGVPEEFYTVKSEHIEVAWWLLEEMIEEGDVEKGEIVEQYPTYDGQVVERTPLA, translated from the coding sequence ATGATTTCCAAGGGCTGTGAACAGTGTGCCAAAGGTGGCAAGATGGTTCTCTTCGTCTACGGCTACTGCGACCAGCGCGACTGTTTTTACTGCCCCCTCGGTGAAAACCGGAAGAACGTCACCGACGTGTACGCCAACGAGCGACTCGTCGAGGACGACGAGGACGTGATTACGGAGGCAAAGCGCATGAACGCGCTCGGCACGTCCATCACTGGTGGCGAACCACAGGAGGCGATGAACAAGACCTGTCGGTACCTCTCGCTGTTGAAGGACGAGTTCGGCGAGGACCACCACACGCACCTCTACACCGGAATCACGGGCGGGCGGGAAAACATGCGTCGACTGTCGGAGGCCGGATTGGACGAGATTCGATTCCACCCGCCGTACGAACAGTGGGGAGAACTGCACGGAACGGAATGGGAGGACATCCTCTACATCGCCCGTGAGGAGGGACTCACCCCCGCGTTCGAGATTCCGGGAATCCGCGCCGAGGAGGAGTTCCTCGACTTCCTCGACGAGGGCGCGGCGGAGTTCTGCAACGTCAACGAGTTCGAGATGTCCCAAGGCAACTACCGCAGAATGCAGGCCGAAGGGTTCGAACTGCAGGAGGGCCACATGTCCGCCGTCGATGGCTCCAAGGAGAAAATCCTCGACGTGATGGGTGACCACCCGCGGACGTACTTTTGCACTTCGGTGTTCAAGGACGCCGCTCAGCACCGCAACCGCCTCAAGCGAATGGCCCGTCAGATTCGCCGCGAGTTCGACGACGTGACCGACGACGGTACCCTGATTTACGGAAAGACGTGGGCGGACGAAGGAGAGTTCGCAGCACTCGGCGTCCCCGAGGAGTTCTACACCGTCAAATCCGAGCACATCGAAGTCGCGTGGTGGTTGCTCGAAGAGATGATAGAGGAAGGCGACGTGGAGAAGGGCGAAATCGTGGAGCAGTATCCGACGTACGATGGTCAAGTCGTGGAACGGACGCCGTTGGCCTGA
- a CDS encoding S9 family peptidase: MSETPTRRRLLRAVGVAATATLAGCSSGGEKETKSTGTTDGKRTTETTKPGTGTGTGTGTTETGSGTETSTNSATDEETTSETTTQETGEETTTGTAPPKGGGDVQFTTQSGATVHGTLVGDGNCGIVFAHDTGFDRKDWLPEAKELANRGYTCLLIGLNLDDTSTAPGYVLAASQYLRKRVGVKNVVLVGAGAGADAVVRANARAKSVPVAGTLALAPGSGVDSAGEMQGWKLFVVAKGDDQRYVQTTKKMQKAASNPKRYQMVDGSAHGQHVFEENENAVMSMVNSLLMTVCG, translated from the coding sequence ATGAGCGAAACGCCGACACGGCGCCGTCTCCTCCGAGCGGTCGGAGTCGCAGCGACGGCGACACTCGCTGGCTGTTCGTCCGGCGGTGAAAAGGAAACGAAGAGCACCGGAACGACCGACGGTAAGCGAACGACCGAAACGACGAAGCCAGGAACTGGAACGGGAACGGGAACGGGAACGACGGAGACAGGATCCGGAACGGAGACGAGTACGAACTCCGCGACGGACGAGGAAACGACGTCGGAAACCACCACTCAGGAAACGGGCGAGGAAACGACGACCGGAACGGCGCCACCGAAGGGCGGTGGCGACGTTCAGTTCACCACCCAAAGCGGAGCGACGGTTCACGGGACGTTGGTGGGCGATGGTAACTGTGGCATCGTGTTCGCACACGACACCGGCTTCGACAGGAAGGACTGGCTCCCGGAGGCGAAGGAACTGGCGAACAGGGGCTACACGTGCCTGCTCATCGGTCTGAACTTGGACGACACCAGCACGGCACCGGGGTACGTCCTCGCCGCAAGTCAGTACCTCCGCAAACGGGTCGGCGTGAAAAACGTCGTCCTCGTCGGTGCCGGTGCCGGTGCGGATGCGGTCGTTCGGGCGAACGCACGGGCGAAGTCGGTGCCGGTCGCCGGGACGCTCGCACTCGCTCCCGGGAGCGGCGTGGATTCCGCGGGCGAAATGCAGGGCTGGAAGCTGTTCGTCGTGGCCAAGGGCGACGACCAGCGGTACGTACAGACGACGAAGAAGATGCAGAAGGCCGCGTCGAATCCGAAACGCTACCAAATGGTCGATGGGAGCGCACACGGTCAGCACGTCTTCGAGGAGAACGAAAACGCGGTGATGTCGATGGTGAACAGCCTGCTCATGACTGTCTGTGGCTGA
- a CDS encoding PPC domain-containing DNA-binding protein — protein MDYREVASEQEFVARLGHGADWRAEIESLADDEDVDAAWFIAMGAVQDADIWYYDQDEKEYREVQFDEPLEVASCVGNISLLDGERFAHTHAVLSRRSGQTLAGHLDSATVFAGELYMRTFEEPLVRERDQPTDLDLWL, from the coding sequence ATGGACTATCGGGAGGTTGCCAGTGAACAGGAGTTCGTCGCCCGGCTCGGGCACGGTGCGGACTGGCGCGCCGAAATAGAATCGCTTGCCGACGACGAGGACGTCGACGCTGCGTGGTTCATCGCGATGGGCGCGGTGCAGGACGCGGACATCTGGTACTACGACCAAGACGAGAAGGAGTACCGGGAGGTACAGTTCGACGAACCGCTCGAAGTCGCATCCTGTGTCGGCAACATCTCGCTACTCGACGGCGAGCGGTTCGCACACACGCACGCCGTCCTTTCGCGGCGTTCGGGACAGACGCTTGCCGGACACCTCGATTCCGCGACGGTGTTCGCCGGGGAACTGTACATGCGAACGTTCGAGGAACCGCTCGTTCGGGAACGCGACCAACCGACCGATTTGGACCTCTGGCTGTAG
- a CDS encoding ABC transporter substrate-binding protein — translation MTDTDNLTRRRFLQATGGAASAAALAGCTGGGDGNGDGDNTSNNGGGDGTSNGGGNNGNGNTLQLLNSTMTTLDPVKATDTASGTVIQQVFDGLTNYPNGEIAVENLIADSHEVSDDQKTYTFKLKKGVKFHNGKEVTAKDFKYSWRRLAESKNSRRQYFVLDSIGIKHEETTKTYKDDDGKHELTVAKADSLAIERRTTTRSKSRSKSRSTPRSKCSLTRPSQRFRKA, via the coding sequence ATGACAGATACTGACAACCTAACCCGTCGGCGATTCCTACAGGCAACCGGTGGTGCGGCATCCGCTGCCGCACTTGCTGGCTGTACTGGTGGCGGTGACGGTAACGGTGACGGCGACAACACGAGCAACAACGGCGGCGGTGACGGCACCAGCAACGGTGGAGGAAACAACGGGAACGGTAACACGCTCCAGTTGCTCAACTCCACGATGACCACGCTCGACCCGGTCAAGGCGACTGATACGGCGTCCGGGACGGTCATTCAGCAGGTCTTCGACGGCCTGACGAACTATCCGAACGGCGAGATTGCGGTCGAAAATCTGATCGCTGACTCGCACGAGGTCTCCGACGACCAGAAGACCTACACGTTCAAACTCAAGAAGGGCGTGAAGTTCCACAACGGCAAAGAAGTCACAGCGAAGGACTTCAAATACTCCTGGCGTCGCCTCGCCGAATCGAAGAACTCCCGTCGTCAGTACTTCGTGCTCGACTCCATCGGCATCAAGCACGAGGAGACGACGAAGACCTACAAGGACGACGACGGCAAACACGAGCTGACCGTCGCAAAGGCGGACTCCCTCGCGATCGAGCGCCGGACGACTACACGCTCGAAATCACGCTCGAAAAGCCGTTCCACGCCACGCTCGAAATGCTCGCTTACACGTCCTTCGCAGCGATTCCGGAAGGCATGA
- a CDS encoding ABC transporter substrate-binding protein, whose amino-acid sequence MTLEKPFHATLEMLAYTSFAAIPEGMIGDIDGYDGKVKQTKFATKKPVGAGPFEFDHWQTDVEAAVSKFDDYYGDKAKVDGIHWNITSDPDTSYTYGIVNKNADMGYGSGIIPTSKYDPEKVKNTKEDDLGRTVGKYGPVEGSTMDYLGVSTINTYYMGFNTENVPKPVRQAIAYVTNQEKMVEEIFKGRGKAAYHFTPPMIYPGGAKAYTKHAKSKYPYGYNERNIEKAKQIMKDAGYSQSNKFSFTFTVYQSSSTWPALGKRLRDLLQTAHINMEIKKTPFSTLLQQGRQGKLEGYSLGWVMDWPAPDNFLGLLYPPLTDTSQDSPQSYTNWSGTPAAKKATNAWETVQDNTGPTKKEGKTRDEAYIKMEEANWEDVTFLPMYHGLSERFSYEWVDAPKFGGAGYSRQMYNNVELSSRK is encoded by the coding sequence ATCACGCTCGAAAAGCCGTTCCACGCCACGCTCGAAATGCTCGCTTACACGTCCTTCGCAGCGATTCCGGAAGGCATGATCGGCGACATCGACGGCTACGATGGCAAGGTGAAACAGACGAAGTTTGCGACGAAGAAACCCGTCGGTGCCGGTCCGTTCGAGTTCGACCACTGGCAGACGGACGTCGAAGCCGCAGTCTCCAAGTTTGATGACTACTACGGCGACAAAGCGAAAGTCGACGGTATCCACTGGAATATCACATCCGACCCGGACACGAGTTACACCTACGGTATCGTCAACAAGAACGCCGACATGGGGTACGGCAGCGGTATCATCCCGACATCGAAATACGATCCGGAAAAGGTCAAAAACACGAAAGAAGACGACCTCGGTCGAACTGTCGGGAAGTACGGTCCCGTCGAAGGCAGCACGATGGACTACCTCGGCGTCTCCACGATCAACACCTACTACATGGGCTTCAACACGGAGAACGTCCCGAAGCCTGTCCGACAGGCGATCGCCTACGTCACTAATCAGGAGAAAATGGTCGAGGAGATCTTCAAAGGCCGCGGAAAGGCCGCGTATCACTTCACGCCGCCGATGATCTACCCCGGTGGTGCGAAGGCCTACACGAAGCACGCGAAGAGCAAGTACCCGTACGGCTACAACGAGCGCAATATCGAAAAGGCGAAGCAGATCATGAAGGACGCTGGCTACAGCCAGAGCAATAAGTTCAGCTTCACCTTCACCGTTTACCAGAGTTCCAGCACGTGGCCCGCGCTGGGTAAGCGTCTCCGCGACTTGCTCCAAACGGCGCACATCAACATGGAGATCAAGAAGACGCCGTTCAGTACGCTACTCCAGCAGGGTCGCCAGGGCAAGCTCGAAGGCTACTCGCTCGGGTGGGTCATGGACTGGCCAGCCCCGGACAACTTCCTCGGACTGCTCTACCCGCCACTGACGGACACGTCCCAGGATTCGCCACAGTCCTATACCAACTGGTCGGGTACCCCTGCCGCGAAGAAAGCGACCAACGCGTGGGAGACGGTGCAGGACAACACCGGTCCGACGAAGAAAGAAGGGAAGACTCGCGACGAAGCGTACATCAAGATGGAGGAAGCCAACTGGGAGGACGTCACCTTCCTGCCGATGTACCACGGTCTGTCCGAGCGCTTCTCCTACGAGTGGGTCGACGCGCCAAAGTTCGGCGGTGCTGGCTACAGCCGTCAGATGTACAACAACGTCGAACTCAGCAGCCGGAAATAA